The following are from one region of the Populus trichocarpa isolate Nisqually-1 chromosome 8, P.trichocarpa_v4.1, whole genome shotgun sequence genome:
- the LOC7457877 gene encoding RNA pseudouridine synthase 5 isoform X1: protein MLCNNNSRSPLCSFGSPWPDLNEGLFYNDVVSTSSDSGLTLIHFYSSKYKNSAPLQGWLQRIHNGQITIDGEVVKEPKAILRDGMELVYHRLPWREPDAPYLLQVLYEDDDMVALNKPPGLQVLPGGLFQQRTVLMQLQWRASKGSSSLAIQGSHPVPVHRLGRGTSGILLCAKTKVAKTSLAAYFADGTSLIGDSSNANMEQSKRRKISKIYRALVNGILNQDKIIIKQPIGTMRYPGVAKGLYVASPSGKPALSKVEVLERDSQLNQTLVQVEIESGRPHQIRIHLSFIGHPLLGDPLYDVGGQPMCFDSEHEDESFAEDGGYERPAKPVPGDCGYYLHAHQLVLSHPTKNEQVIKITAPLPSILRTQAETEELM, encoded by the exons ATGTTGTGCAACAACAACAGCAGATCACCGCTTTGTTCTTTCGGGTCACCTTGGCCTGATCTTAACGAAGGCTTGTTCTACAACGACGTCGTCTCCACCTCCTCCGATTCtg GATTGACTCTGATACACTTCTACTCTTCCAAGTACAAAAATTCTGCTCCCTTACAAGG TTGGTTGCAGAGGATACACAATGGACAG ATAACAATCGATGGTGAAGTTGTTAAAGAGCCCAAAGCAATCCTTAG GGATGGTATGGAATTGGTCTATCATAGGCTTCCATGGAGAGAGCCCGATGCTCCTTACTTGCTTCAAGTTTtatatgaagatgatgatatg GTTGCTTTGAACAAGCCACCTGGTCTTCAAGTTTTACCTGGAGGGCTTTTCCAGCAACGCACTGTTTTAATGCAACTCCAGTGGAGGGCAAGCAAGGGCAGCTCTTCCCTAGCAATCCAAGGATCACATCCTGTTCCGGTTCATCGCCTGGGAAGGGGTACATCAG GAATACTACTTTGCGCAAAGACAAAGGTAGCCAAAACTAGCCTTGCTGCATATTTTGCTGATGGGACATCCCTTATTGGAGACAGCAG CAATGCCAACATGGAGCAGAGCAAAAGGAGGAAGATTTCAAAGATATACCGAGCACTCGTGAATGGGATACTGAATCAGGATAAG ATTATCATCAAACAGCCAATTGGAACAATGCGTTACCCTGGAGTGGCCAAAGGGCTGTATGTTGCTTCACCCTCAG GTAAACCAGCTTTGAGCAAAGTTGAAGTCCTTGAAAGAGATTCACAACTAAACCAAACATTAGTCCAG GTCGAGATTGAATCAGGACGGCCACACCAAATTCGCATTCATCTTTCTTTCATAGGGCATCCTTTGCTGG GTGATCCTCTTTATGATGTTGGAGGGCAACCAATGTGCTTTGATTCTGAACATGAGGATGAGAGTTTTGCTGAAGACGG AGGATATGAGAGGCCAGCAAAACCTGTTCCAGGAGATTGTGGCTACTACTTGCATGCACATCAATTGGTTCTCTCGCACCCAACCAAAAATGAG CAGGTAATAAAAATTACAGCACCTCTCCCATCCATCTTACGCACACAAGCAGAAACCGAAGAACTGATGTGA
- the LOC7479892 gene encoding uncharacterized protein LOC7479892 isoform X1: protein MGFFFRGLNEDLASSQLDIQRCPFLKNINEPTNFSFSPSMPFPMPVRTGKGPIFEDGPNFDMTFRLFHGHDGVVPLSERSFSHSEKVEPRPTAPEFNPLAAKAATISLSSFGAGGPFSFDAFSKKWNNQKKNSNSSKKESSSQGGHSKHEALSNEWLQTGNCPIAKSFRAVSGVLPLVAKVLKPPPGMKFKCPPAIVAARAAISQTAFAKNLRPQPLPEKILVIGMLGMAANVPLGIWREHTKKFSPSWFAAVHAAVPFIGMLRKSILMPKSAMAFTIGASILGQVIGSRAERYRLKGVAAKGMPLTETPAVAAKGKPLTETPAVAAKGMPLTETPASRLSQLQVIAVNSGHCGSLVEYPVSLQMAGNSSSAADVFC from the exons ATGGGCTTTTTCTTCAGAGGTCTAAATGAGGATCTCGCATCTTCTCAACTGGACATCCAAAGGTGTccctttttgaaaaacattaatgagCCTACTAATTTTTCGTTTTCCCCATCCATGCCTTTCCCTATGCCT GTACGCACAGGTAAGGGTCCGATTTTCGAAGATGGTCCCAATTTTGATATGACATTTAGGCTATTCCATGGGCATGATGGAGTAGTCCCACTTTCTGAAAGATCATTCTCACATTCTGAGAAAGTAGAACCTCGGCCTACTGCACCGGAGTTCAATCCTTTAGCTGCAAAGGCAGCCACCATCAGTCTTTCATCCTTTGGAGCTGGGGGACCCTTCagttttgatgcattttctaaGAAGTGGAATAATCAGAAGAAAAACTCCAATTCATCCAAGAAAGAGTCGTCTTCACAG GGAGGACACTCAAAGCACGAGGCATTGAGCAATGAGTGGCTGCAAACTGGAAACTGCCCTATTGCAAAATCATTTCGGGCAGTTAGTGGTGTCCTGCCACTTGTGGCGAAGGTTCTGAAACCCCCTCCAGGCATGAAATTCAAGTGCCCACCTGCAATAGTTGCAGCCCGAGCAGCTATATCACAAACTGCCTTTGCAAAGAATCTTCGGCCACAACCCTTACCTGAAAAGATACTTGTGATTGGGATGTTGGGTATGGCAGCAAATGTTCCTTTAGGAATATGGAGGGAGCACACCAAAAAATTTTCGCCATCATGGTTTGCTGCTGTCCATGCTGCAGTTCCTTTCATAGGCATGCTTAGGAAATCCATATTGATGCCAAAGTCAGCCATGGCATTTACCATTGGAGCATCTATATTAGGACAGGTTATTGGATCTAGGGCAGAGCGATACCGGCTGAAGGGAGTGGCTGCCAAGGGAATGCCTCTCACCGAAACACCTGCAGTGGCTGCCAAGGGAAAGCCTCTCACCGAAACACCTGCAGTGGCTGCCAAGGGAATGCCTCTCACCGAAACACCTGCCAGTCGCTTAAGTCAGTTGCAAGTTATTGCTGTTAATAGTGGACATTGCGGTTCTCTGGTGGAATATCCAGTTTCCCTTCAGATGGCCGGAAACTCATCTTCAGCAGCTGACGTATTCTGCTAA
- the LOC7457877 gene encoding RNA pseudouridine synthase 5 isoform X5 — translation MLCNNNSRSPLCSFGSPWPDLNEGLFYNDVVSTSSDSGLTLIHFYSSKYKNSAPLQGWLQRIHNGQITIDGEVVKEPKAILRDGMELVYHRLPWREPDAPYLLQVLYEDDDMVALNKPPGLQVLPGGLFQQRTVLMQLQWRASKGSSSLAIQGSHPVPVHRLGRGTSGILLCAKTKVAKTSLAAYFADGTSLIGDSSNANMEQSKRRKISKIYRALVNGILNQDKIIIKQPIGTMRYPGVAKGLYVASPSGKPALSKVEVLERDSQLNQTLVQVEIESGRPHQIRIHLSFIGHPLLGDPLYDVGGQPMCFDSEHEDESFAEDG, via the exons ATGTTGTGCAACAACAACAGCAGATCACCGCTTTGTTCTTTCGGGTCACCTTGGCCTGATCTTAACGAAGGCTTGTTCTACAACGACGTCGTCTCCACCTCCTCCGATTCtg GATTGACTCTGATACACTTCTACTCTTCCAAGTACAAAAATTCTGCTCCCTTACAAGG TTGGTTGCAGAGGATACACAATGGACAG ATAACAATCGATGGTGAAGTTGTTAAAGAGCCCAAAGCAATCCTTAG GGATGGTATGGAATTGGTCTATCATAGGCTTCCATGGAGAGAGCCCGATGCTCCTTACTTGCTTCAAGTTTtatatgaagatgatgatatg GTTGCTTTGAACAAGCCACCTGGTCTTCAAGTTTTACCTGGAGGGCTTTTCCAGCAACGCACTGTTTTAATGCAACTCCAGTGGAGGGCAAGCAAGGGCAGCTCTTCCCTAGCAATCCAAGGATCACATCCTGTTCCGGTTCATCGCCTGGGAAGGGGTACATCAG GAATACTACTTTGCGCAAAGACAAAGGTAGCCAAAACTAGCCTTGCTGCATATTTTGCTGATGGGACATCCCTTATTGGAGACAGCAG CAATGCCAACATGGAGCAGAGCAAAAGGAGGAAGATTTCAAAGATATACCGAGCACTCGTGAATGGGATACTGAATCAGGATAAG ATTATCATCAAACAGCCAATTGGAACAATGCGTTACCCTGGAGTGGCCAAAGGGCTGTATGTTGCTTCACCCTCAG GTAAACCAGCTTTGAGCAAAGTTGAAGTCCTTGAAAGAGATTCACAACTAAACCAAACATTAGTCCAG GTCGAGATTGAATCAGGACGGCCACACCAAATTCGCATTCATCTTTCTTTCATAGGGCATCCTTTGCTGG GTGATCCTCTTTATGATGTTGGAGGGCAACCAATGTGCTTTGATTCTGAACATGAGGATGAGAGTTTTGCTGAAGACGG GTAA
- the LOC7479892 gene encoding uncharacterized protein LOC7479892 isoform X2 yields the protein MGFFFRGLNEDLASSQLDIQRCPFLKNINEPTNFSFSPSMPFPMPVRTGKGPIFEDGPNFDMTFRLFHGHDGVVPLSERSFSHSEKVEPRPTAPEFNPLAAKAATISLSSFGAGGPFSFDAFSKKWNNQKKNSNSSKKESSSQGGHSKHEALSNEWLQTGNCPIAKSFRAVSGVLPLVAKVLKPPPGMKFKCPPAIVAARAAISQTAFAKNLRPQPLPEKILVIGMLGMAANVPLGIWREHTKKFSPSWFAAVHAAVPFIGMLRKSILMPKSAMAFTIGASILGQVIGSRAERYRLKGVAAKGMPLTETPAVAAKGKPLTETPASRLSQLQVIAVNSGHCGSLVEYPVSLQMAGNSSSAADVFC from the exons ATGGGCTTTTTCTTCAGAGGTCTAAATGAGGATCTCGCATCTTCTCAACTGGACATCCAAAGGTGTccctttttgaaaaacattaatgagCCTACTAATTTTTCGTTTTCCCCATCCATGCCTTTCCCTATGCCT GTACGCACAGGTAAGGGTCCGATTTTCGAAGATGGTCCCAATTTTGATATGACATTTAGGCTATTCCATGGGCATGATGGAGTAGTCCCACTTTCTGAAAGATCATTCTCACATTCTGAGAAAGTAGAACCTCGGCCTACTGCACCGGAGTTCAATCCTTTAGCTGCAAAGGCAGCCACCATCAGTCTTTCATCCTTTGGAGCTGGGGGACCCTTCagttttgatgcattttctaaGAAGTGGAATAATCAGAAGAAAAACTCCAATTCATCCAAGAAAGAGTCGTCTTCACAG GGAGGACACTCAAAGCACGAGGCATTGAGCAATGAGTGGCTGCAAACTGGAAACTGCCCTATTGCAAAATCATTTCGGGCAGTTAGTGGTGTCCTGCCACTTGTGGCGAAGGTTCTGAAACCCCCTCCAGGCATGAAATTCAAGTGCCCACCTGCAATAGTTGCAGCCCGAGCAGCTATATCACAAACTGCCTTTGCAAAGAATCTTCGGCCACAACCCTTACCTGAAAAGATACTTGTGATTGGGATGTTGGGTATGGCAGCAAATGTTCCTTTAGGAATATGGAGGGAGCACACCAAAAAATTTTCGCCATCATGGTTTGCTGCTGTCCATGCTGCAGTTCCTTTCATAGGCATGCTTAGGAAATCCATATTGATGCCAAAGTCAGCCATGGCATTTACCATTGGAGCATCTATATTAGGACAGGTTATTGGATCTAGGGCAGAGCGATACCGGCTGAAGGGAGTGGCTGCCAAGGGAATGCCTCTCACCGAAACACCTGCAGTGGCTGCCAAGGGAAAGCCTCTCACCGAAACAC CTGCCAGTCGCTTAAGTCAGTTGCAAGTTATTGCTGTTAATAGTGGACATTGCGGTTCTCTGGTGGAATATCCAGTTTCCCTTCAGATGGCCGGAAACTCATCTTCAGCAGCTGACGTATTCTGCTAA
- the LOC7457877 gene encoding RNA pseudouridine synthase 5 isoform X6, producing the protein MITIDGEVVKEPKAILRDGMELVYHRLPWREPDAPYLLQVLYEDDDMVALNKPPGLQVLPGGLFQQRTVLMQLQWRASKGSSSLAIQGSHPVPVHRLGRGTSGILLCAKTKVAKTSLAAYFADGTSLIGDSSNANMEQSKRRKISKIYRALVNGILNQDKIIIKQPIGTMRYPGVAKGLYVASPSGKPALSKVEVLERDSQLNQTLVQVEIESGRPHQIRIHLSFIGHPLLGDPLYDVGGQPMCFDSEHEDESFAEDGGYERPAKPVPGDCGYYLHAHQLVLSHPTKNEQVIKITAPLPSILRTQAETEELM; encoded by the exons atg ATAACAATCGATGGTGAAGTTGTTAAAGAGCCCAAAGCAATCCTTAG GGATGGTATGGAATTGGTCTATCATAGGCTTCCATGGAGAGAGCCCGATGCTCCTTACTTGCTTCAAGTTTtatatgaagatgatgatatg GTTGCTTTGAACAAGCCACCTGGTCTTCAAGTTTTACCTGGAGGGCTTTTCCAGCAACGCACTGTTTTAATGCAACTCCAGTGGAGGGCAAGCAAGGGCAGCTCTTCCCTAGCAATCCAAGGATCACATCCTGTTCCGGTTCATCGCCTGGGAAGGGGTACATCAG GAATACTACTTTGCGCAAAGACAAAGGTAGCCAAAACTAGCCTTGCTGCATATTTTGCTGATGGGACATCCCTTATTGGAGACAGCAG CAATGCCAACATGGAGCAGAGCAAAAGGAGGAAGATTTCAAAGATATACCGAGCACTCGTGAATGGGATACTGAATCAGGATAAG ATTATCATCAAACAGCCAATTGGAACAATGCGTTACCCTGGAGTGGCCAAAGGGCTGTATGTTGCTTCACCCTCAG GTAAACCAGCTTTGAGCAAAGTTGAAGTCCTTGAAAGAGATTCACAACTAAACCAAACATTAGTCCAG GTCGAGATTGAATCAGGACGGCCACACCAAATTCGCATTCATCTTTCTTTCATAGGGCATCCTTTGCTGG GTGATCCTCTTTATGATGTTGGAGGGCAACCAATGTGCTTTGATTCTGAACATGAGGATGAGAGTTTTGCTGAAGACGG AGGATATGAGAGGCCAGCAAAACCTGTTCCAGGAGATTGTGGCTACTACTTGCATGCACATCAATTGGTTCTCTCGCACCCAACCAAAAATGAG CAGGTAATAAAAATTACAGCACCTCTCCCATCCATCTTACGCACACAAGCAGAAACCGAAGAACTGATGTGA
- the LOC7457877 gene encoding RNA pseudouridine synthase 5 isoform X3, which produces MLCNNNSRSPLCSFGSPWPDLNEGLFYNDVVSTSSDSGLTLIHFYSSKYKNSAPLQGWLQRIHNGQITIDGEVVKEPKAILRDGMELVYHRLPWREPDAPYLLQVLYEDDDMVALNKPPGLQVLPGGLFQQRTVLMQLQWRASKGSSSLAIQGSHPVPVHRLGRGTSGILLCAKTKVAKTSLAAYFADGTSLIGDSSNANMEQSKRRKISKIYRALVNGILNQDKIIIKQPIGTMRYPGVAKGLYVASPSGKPALSKVEVLERDSQLNQTLVQVEIESGRPHQIRIHLSFIGHPLLGDPLYDVGGQPMCFDSEHEDESFAEDGGYERPAKPVPGDCGYYLHAHQLVLSHPTKNEVGIQ; this is translated from the exons ATGTTGTGCAACAACAACAGCAGATCACCGCTTTGTTCTTTCGGGTCACCTTGGCCTGATCTTAACGAAGGCTTGTTCTACAACGACGTCGTCTCCACCTCCTCCGATTCtg GATTGACTCTGATACACTTCTACTCTTCCAAGTACAAAAATTCTGCTCCCTTACAAGG TTGGTTGCAGAGGATACACAATGGACAG ATAACAATCGATGGTGAAGTTGTTAAAGAGCCCAAAGCAATCCTTAG GGATGGTATGGAATTGGTCTATCATAGGCTTCCATGGAGAGAGCCCGATGCTCCTTACTTGCTTCAAGTTTtatatgaagatgatgatatg GTTGCTTTGAACAAGCCACCTGGTCTTCAAGTTTTACCTGGAGGGCTTTTCCAGCAACGCACTGTTTTAATGCAACTCCAGTGGAGGGCAAGCAAGGGCAGCTCTTCCCTAGCAATCCAAGGATCACATCCTGTTCCGGTTCATCGCCTGGGAAGGGGTACATCAG GAATACTACTTTGCGCAAAGACAAAGGTAGCCAAAACTAGCCTTGCTGCATATTTTGCTGATGGGACATCCCTTATTGGAGACAGCAG CAATGCCAACATGGAGCAGAGCAAAAGGAGGAAGATTTCAAAGATATACCGAGCACTCGTGAATGGGATACTGAATCAGGATAAG ATTATCATCAAACAGCCAATTGGAACAATGCGTTACCCTGGAGTGGCCAAAGGGCTGTATGTTGCTTCACCCTCAG GTAAACCAGCTTTGAGCAAAGTTGAAGTCCTTGAAAGAGATTCACAACTAAACCAAACATTAGTCCAG GTCGAGATTGAATCAGGACGGCCACACCAAATTCGCATTCATCTTTCTTTCATAGGGCATCCTTTGCTGG GTGATCCTCTTTATGATGTTGGAGGGCAACCAATGTGCTTTGATTCTGAACATGAGGATGAGAGTTTTGCTGAAGACGG AGGATATGAGAGGCCAGCAAAACCTGTTCCAGGAGATTGTGGCTACTACTTGCATGCACATCAATTGGTTCTCTCGCACCCAACCAAAAATGAGGTTGGGATTCAATGA
- the LOC7457877 gene encoding RNA pseudouridine synthase 5 isoform X4 has translation MLCNNNSRSPLCSFGSPWPDLNEGLFYNDVVSTSSDSGLTLIHFYSSKYKNSAPLQGWLQRIHNGQITIDGEVVKEPKAILRDGMELVYHRLPWREPDAPYLLQVLYEDDDMVALNKPPGLQVLPGGLFQQRTVLMQLQWRASKGSSSLAIQGSHPVPVHRLGRGTSGILLCAKTKVAKTSLAAYFADGTSLIGDSSNANMEQSKRRKISKIYRALVNGILNQDKIIIKQPIGTMRYPGVAKGLYVASPSGKPALSKVEVLERDSQLNQTLVQVEIESGRPHQIRIHLSFIGHPLLGDPLYDVGGQPMCFDSEHEDESFAEDGR, from the exons ATGTTGTGCAACAACAACAGCAGATCACCGCTTTGTTCTTTCGGGTCACCTTGGCCTGATCTTAACGAAGGCTTGTTCTACAACGACGTCGTCTCCACCTCCTCCGATTCtg GATTGACTCTGATACACTTCTACTCTTCCAAGTACAAAAATTCTGCTCCCTTACAAGG TTGGTTGCAGAGGATACACAATGGACAG ATAACAATCGATGGTGAAGTTGTTAAAGAGCCCAAAGCAATCCTTAG GGATGGTATGGAATTGGTCTATCATAGGCTTCCATGGAGAGAGCCCGATGCTCCTTACTTGCTTCAAGTTTtatatgaagatgatgatatg GTTGCTTTGAACAAGCCACCTGGTCTTCAAGTTTTACCTGGAGGGCTTTTCCAGCAACGCACTGTTTTAATGCAACTCCAGTGGAGGGCAAGCAAGGGCAGCTCTTCCCTAGCAATCCAAGGATCACATCCTGTTCCGGTTCATCGCCTGGGAAGGGGTACATCAG GAATACTACTTTGCGCAAAGACAAAGGTAGCCAAAACTAGCCTTGCTGCATATTTTGCTGATGGGACATCCCTTATTGGAGACAGCAG CAATGCCAACATGGAGCAGAGCAAAAGGAGGAAGATTTCAAAGATATACCGAGCACTCGTGAATGGGATACTGAATCAGGATAAG ATTATCATCAAACAGCCAATTGGAACAATGCGTTACCCTGGAGTGGCCAAAGGGCTGTATGTTGCTTCACCCTCAG GTAAACCAGCTTTGAGCAAAGTTGAAGTCCTTGAAAGAGATTCACAACTAAACCAAACATTAGTCCAG GTCGAGATTGAATCAGGACGGCCACACCAAATTCGCATTCATCTTTCTTTCATAGGGCATCCTTTGCTGG GTGATCCTCTTTATGATGTTGGAGGGCAACCAATGTGCTTTGATTCTGAACATGAGGATGAGAGTTTTGCTGAAGACGG CAGGTAA
- the LOC7457877 gene encoding RNA pseudouridine synthase 5 isoform X2 has product MLCNNNSRSPLCSFGSPWPDLNEGLFYNDVVSTSSDSGLTLIHFYSSKYKNSAPLQGWLQRIHNGQITIDGEVVKEPKAILRDGMELVYHRLPWREPDAPYLLQVLYEDDDMVALNKPPGLQVLPGGLFQQRTVLMQLQWRASKGSSSLAIQGSHPVPVHRLGRGTSGILLCAKTKVAKTSLAAYFADGTSLIGDSSNANMEQSKRRKISKIYRALVNGILNQDKIIIKQPIGTMRYPGVAKGLYVASPSGKPALSKVEVLERDSQLNQTLVQVEIESGRPHQIRIHLSFIGHPLLGDPLYDVGGQPMCFDSEHEDESFAEDGGYERPAKPVPGDCGYYLHAHQLVLSHPTKNEVIKITAPLPSILRTQAETEELM; this is encoded by the exons ATGTTGTGCAACAACAACAGCAGATCACCGCTTTGTTCTTTCGGGTCACCTTGGCCTGATCTTAACGAAGGCTTGTTCTACAACGACGTCGTCTCCACCTCCTCCGATTCtg GATTGACTCTGATACACTTCTACTCTTCCAAGTACAAAAATTCTGCTCCCTTACAAGG TTGGTTGCAGAGGATACACAATGGACAG ATAACAATCGATGGTGAAGTTGTTAAAGAGCCCAAAGCAATCCTTAG GGATGGTATGGAATTGGTCTATCATAGGCTTCCATGGAGAGAGCCCGATGCTCCTTACTTGCTTCAAGTTTtatatgaagatgatgatatg GTTGCTTTGAACAAGCCACCTGGTCTTCAAGTTTTACCTGGAGGGCTTTTCCAGCAACGCACTGTTTTAATGCAACTCCAGTGGAGGGCAAGCAAGGGCAGCTCTTCCCTAGCAATCCAAGGATCACATCCTGTTCCGGTTCATCGCCTGGGAAGGGGTACATCAG GAATACTACTTTGCGCAAAGACAAAGGTAGCCAAAACTAGCCTTGCTGCATATTTTGCTGATGGGACATCCCTTATTGGAGACAGCAG CAATGCCAACATGGAGCAGAGCAAAAGGAGGAAGATTTCAAAGATATACCGAGCACTCGTGAATGGGATACTGAATCAGGATAAG ATTATCATCAAACAGCCAATTGGAACAATGCGTTACCCTGGAGTGGCCAAAGGGCTGTATGTTGCTTCACCCTCAG GTAAACCAGCTTTGAGCAAAGTTGAAGTCCTTGAAAGAGATTCACAACTAAACCAAACATTAGTCCAG GTCGAGATTGAATCAGGACGGCCACACCAAATTCGCATTCATCTTTCTTTCATAGGGCATCCTTTGCTGG GTGATCCTCTTTATGATGTTGGAGGGCAACCAATGTGCTTTGATTCTGAACATGAGGATGAGAGTTTTGCTGAAGACGG AGGATATGAGAGGCCAGCAAAACCTGTTCCAGGAGATTGTGGCTACTACTTGCATGCACATCAATTGGTTCTCTCGCACCCAACCAAAAATGAG GTAATAAAAATTACAGCACCTCTCCCATCCATCTTACGCACACAAGCAGAAACCGAAGAACTGATGTGA